From a single Anaerolineales bacterium genomic region:
- a CDS encoding radical SAM protein, producing MNIFQRITKRFAKVTPLPAGTMHMQAFEDEKPYRLHLRLRPDGSGILVINASTVLQLNPTAAEHAYHFVKGTPPEDAAKEIAARYNIKWKDALADFTGFSERIHALVSTPDLDPASFLGFERAQPHTADSTLRLDCALTYRLPEGTHAQYAPVKRVDRELTTAEWQVILDKAWHAGIPHIVFTGGEATLRDDLPELIAHAEKNGQVCGLLTDGIKLADKEYLETLLQTGLDHILLVLQPDEPRSWKAIQTIVPQDIFITVHLTLNNENVNQAKEILEKVANLGVENISLSAADSSLVDKLLELQDAASILALNLRWDLPVPYSASNPVSIETVDDEIPAGAGRAWMYVEPDGDVLPAQGEADKVLGNFLRDGWETISGK from the coding sequence ATGAACATTTTTCAACGCATCACAAAACGTTTTGCAAAGGTCACGCCGCTTCCCGCCGGCACAATGCATATGCAGGCTTTTGAAGATGAAAAGCCATACCGTCTCCATCTGCGCTTGCGCCCTGATGGCTCGGGCATTCTCGTCATCAACGCCTCCACTGTTTTGCAGCTCAATCCAACCGCTGCCGAGCATGCCTATCATTTTGTAAAAGGCACACCGCCCGAAGACGCCGCAAAGGAGATCGCCGCGCGTTATAACATCAAATGGAAGGATGCGCTTGCAGACTTCACCGGCTTCTCCGAGCGGATACACGCTCTCGTCTCCACGCCCGACCTTGACCCCGCTTCCTTCCTCGGCTTTGAGCGGGCACAGCCCCACACAGCGGATTCCACCCTGCGGCTGGATTGCGCCCTGACGTATCGCCTGCCCGAAGGGACTCACGCTCAATATGCCCCCGTCAAGCGTGTGGACCGCGAACTGACCACCGCCGAATGGCAGGTCATTCTCGATAAAGCCTGGCACGCCGGCATTCCGCACATCGTCTTCACAGGCGGCGAAGCGACCTTGCGCGACGACCTTCCCGAACTCATTGCCCACGCCGAAAAGAACGGACAAGTCTGCGGCTTGCTGACAGACGGCATCAAACTCGCCGACAAAGAATACCTCGAAACCCTCCTGCAAACGGGGCTTGACCACATCCTGCTCGTCTTGCAACCTGATGAGCCGCGCTCATGGAAAGCCATCCAGACCATCGTCCCGCAGGATATTTTCATCACAGTCCATCTCACCCTGAATAACGAGAACGTGAATCAGGCAAAAGAGATTTTGGAGAAAGTCGCCAACCTTGGCGTGGAAAATATCTCCCTCAGCGCCGCGGATAGCTCTCTGGTGGACAAACTGCTCGAATTACAGGATGCAGCCAGCATACTGGCTCTCAACCTGCGCTGGGATCTGCCCGTGCCGTATTCTGCATCCAACCCCGTCAGCATCGAAACCGTGGACGATGAAATTCCCGCAGGCGCGGGCAGGGCATGGATGTACGTTGAACCCGACGGCGACGTGCTCCCCGCACAGGGCGAAGCGGATAAGGTGCTTGGCAACTTCCTGAGAGATGGCTGGGAAACGATCTCTGGAAAATAA
- a CDS encoding M20/M25/M40 family metallo-hydrolase: MKNIILIVGLIYLLSACANPGISSSPVDVTPTPTTPITDTPTATVTPTIIPTVTPMAIPTTTPFPIGSHARQHLEFLSVNIGGREASSIEEAVAANYIYSIFLSFGYEPRVQPFSSVIEGDDQEVTINSKNVIAVKQGISAREIIVGAHYDSVIAGTGADDNASGVAVLLEVAARVMDKETPYTIRFIAFGSEEVEKIGSWHYASQMTEDEIANTIVMINLDSVIAGDYAYVYGDEGSDGVIRDWSLAWAAENGFNLITQPGENEDYPAGTIGDWGDHVAFKSVGIPYTYFESTNWMLGDKNGFTQVDKTLGNDGKIIHTQYDDLAYIDATFPGRVNERLRLYISVLYAILTEFTDS, translated from the coding sequence GTGAAAAATATAATCCTTATTGTTGGTTTGATTTACTTGCTTTCAGCATGTGCGAACCCCGGGATCTCATCATCCCCTGTCGATGTGACACCGACACCAACGACACCCATCACTGATACACCTACTGCCACGGTAACGCCAACCATCATTCCAACGGTCACGCCAATGGCAATACCAACGACAACACCGTTTCCGATTGGTAGCCATGCAAGGCAGCATCTTGAGTTCTTGTCAGTTAATATTGGAGGTCGTGAAGCAAGCTCCATTGAGGAAGCGGTTGCGGCGAATTACATTTATTCGATTTTTCTCTCTTTTGGTTATGAACCTAGGGTTCAACCTTTTAGTTCGGTCATCGAGGGAGATGACCAGGAAGTAACTATCAATTCGAAGAATGTGATCGCTGTAAAACAAGGGATATCCGCTCGGGAGATCATCGTGGGTGCCCATTATGACTCTGTGATTGCAGGCACCGGCGCAGATGATAATGCGTCGGGGGTAGCGGTTTTGCTTGAGGTTGCTGCCCGGGTCATGGACAAGGAAACCCCATATACCATTCGCTTTATTGCCTTTGGCTCGGAAGAGGTCGAAAAAATAGGCTCATGGCATTATGCAAGCCAGATGACCGAAGATGAGATTGCGAATACCATAGTCATGATTAATCTTGACTCTGTCATTGCCGGCGATTATGCCTATGTGTATGGTGACGAAGGTTCTGATGGAGTTATTCGAGACTGGTCCCTCGCCTGGGCTGCGGAAAACGGCTTTAATTTAATAACCCAGCCGGGAGAGAACGAAGACTATCCGGCGGGAACGATAGGGGACTGGGGCGACCATGTCGCATTTAAATCCGTGGGAATTCCTTATACGTATTTTGAATCGACAAACTGGATGCTCGGTGACAAGAATGGGTTTACACAGGTAGATAAAACACTGGGTAATGACGGCAAGATCATTCATACCCAATATGATGATTTGGCATATATTGACGCCACGTTTCCGGGACGTGTCAATGAAAGACTCCGACTGTATATTTCGGTTTTGTATGCCATTCTCACGGAATTCACGGATTCATAA
- a CDS encoding radical SAM protein, producing MSIFTDLFDRKPEIANPKSGLYHYARETEHEKSRIHLRLDADGTGTLIVNANSIMHLNPTAAFMAWMILEGKSDTEITKAAKRTWKVESGLLEQDLSNFHFQLDELLRPDGACAIHDLELEMNMPFSARPSAPYRMDLAITYRCNNDCAHCYNARERNFPELDTDSWKRILDKLWELGVPHIVFTGGEATLRNDLPELIRHAESNGQITGLNTNARRLMDMNYVERLVEAGLDHVQITVESCDERIHDEMMRAKGAFKQTIAGLKNVLASKLYVMTNTTMLRTNVHTIPDTLDFLADVGVPTIGLNALIYSGQGLTVGTGLRESELQPVLDIATRKTAERGQKLIWYTPTQYCEFDPTAHNLGVKGCTASLYSMCIESNGNVLPCQSYYHPLGNFLADSWDSIWNHKLSVQLRERQNLPFKCETCPVVVECGGGCPLQFENHRENYGVNLPVLA from the coding sequence GTGAGTATCTTTACTGATTTGTTCGATCGTAAACCGGAAATCGCAAATCCGAAATCGGGTTTGTATCACTATGCCCGCGAAACGGAGCACGAGAAATCTCGTATTCACTTGCGCCTCGATGCGGACGGGACTGGCACGCTCATTGTCAACGCCAACAGCATCATGCACCTCAATCCCACCGCTGCGTTCATGGCGTGGATGATCCTGGAGGGAAAAAGCGACACCGAGATTACAAAGGCGGCAAAGAGAACATGGAAAGTGGAGAGTGGATTGCTCGAACAAGACCTCTCCAATTTCCACTTTCAACTCGACGAACTTCTGCGCCCCGATGGCGCTTGCGCCATCCACGACCTCGAACTGGAAATGAACATGCCGTTTAGCGCGCGCCCGTCCGCGCCCTACCGCATGGATTTGGCGATCACCTATCGCTGCAACAACGATTGCGCCCACTGTTACAACGCCCGCGAACGGAATTTCCCTGAACTGGATACCGATTCGTGGAAGCGCATCCTCGATAAACTGTGGGAATTGGGTGTGCCGCATATTGTCTTTACCGGCGGCGAAGCGACCTTGCGAAATGACCTGCCCGAACTCATCCGCCATGCCGAATCCAACGGACAGATCACGGGTCTCAACACCAACGCCCGCCGCCTGATGGACATGAACTATGTGGAGCGCCTCGTCGAGGCGGGATTGGACCATGTGCAGATCACGGTCGAATCCTGCGATGAACGGATCCACGACGAAATGATGCGAGCCAAAGGCGCTTTCAAACAGACCATTGCTGGTTTGAAGAATGTACTTGCTTCAAAACTTTACGTAATGACCAATACCACCATGCTGCGGACGAATGTCCACACCATCCCAGATACGCTGGATTTTCTGGCGGATGTTGGCGTGCCGACCATCGGCTTGAATGCCCTCATCTACTCCGGGCAGGGATTGACCGTTGGCACAGGTCTGCGCGAAAGCGAGTTACAGCCCGTCCTCGATATTGCCACCAGAAAAACCGCCGAACGCGGGCAAAAACTGATCTGGTACACGCCGACGCAATACTGCGAGTTCGATCCCACCGCGCATAACCTCGGTGTAAAAGGCTGCACCGCTTCGCTTTACAGCATGTGCATCGAATCGAATGGAAATGTCCTGCCGTGCCAGTCGTACTACCATCCGCTCGGGAATTTTCTTGCGGATTCATGGGATTCGATCTGGAATCACAAATTGTCTGTGCAGTTGCGCGAGCGGCAGAACCTGCCCTTCAAATGCGAGACCTGCCCGGTCGTCGTCGAATGCGGCGGCGGATGTCCGCTGCAATTCGAGAACCATCGCGAGAACTACGGAGTCAACCTGCCTGTGTTGGCATAA
- a CDS encoding ceramidase domain-containing protein yields the protein MQRIIVPIALVVSIAALLAFSILPADIWDSFRPATCINDGCFCEASNPHSAMRQTANTISSLGFVFSGALMLAYKRIPAQRLPTSYSSVMGISCIIIGLGSAFYHASLTFIGQFLDVFGMFLLAVFMLVYAFERIWTLRLPTTMGLFLTINIFLSGLQIAVPDTRRYVFAVVLIVALFFEAYFRRKANPRIDVKPLRLGIGLMAIAYIIWILDNTRTLCFETSLLQGHAIWHLLGAVSVWMLHRYYVSEKNLNTKVTKV from the coding sequence ATGCAGCGAATCATCGTACCCATCGCGCTCGTCGTCTCCATCGCCGCGCTTCTCGCGTTCTCCATCCTGCCCGCCGACATCTGGGACAGTTTCCGTCCCGCCACCTGCATCAACGACGGCTGTTTCTGCGAAGCGTCCAATCCGCACAGCGCAATGCGGCAAACGGCGAACACGATCTCTTCATTAGGCTTCGTCTTCAGCGGGGCGCTCATGCTGGCGTACAAACGTATCCCTGCCCAACGCCTGCCAACAAGCTACTCCTCCGTCATGGGAATTTCCTGCATCATCATCGGGCTTGGCAGCGCGTTCTACCACGCCTCGCTGACCTTCATTGGTCAATTCCTCGACGTATTCGGGATGTTCCTGCTGGCGGTCTTCATGCTGGTCTACGCCTTCGAGCGGATCTGGACTCTGCGCCTCCCTACGACCATGGGGCTGTTCCTGACCATCAACATTTTCCTCAGCGGATTGCAGATCGCCGTCCCGGACACGCGCCGCTATGTATTCGCGGTTGTGTTGATCGTGGCATTATTCTTCGAGGCGTATTTCCGCAGGAAGGCAAATCCGCGCATTGACGTGAAACCGCTGAGGCTCGGCATCGGCTTGATGGCAATTGCCTATATAATCTGGATATTGGACAACACGCGGACGCTGTGCTTCGAGACCAGTCTCCTGCAGGGACATGCCATATGGCATCTGCTCGGCGCGGTGTCAGTGTGGATGTTGCATCGGTATTACGTGAGTGAGAAAAATTTAAACACGAAGGTCACAAAGGTTTAA
- a CDS encoding methylmalonyl-CoA mutase family protein produces the protein MTIQEQYKKWQENTLKKSLDRFKERKERFETSAGIEVPRVALPTGGFDTPDEHGLLNHQSYLEKLGFPGEYPYTRGVQPTMYRSRFWTMRQYAGFSTAEESNKRYRYLLAQGQTGLSVAFDLPTQIGYDADDPIAQGEVGKVGVSISSIKDMEQLFDQIPLDKVSTSMTINAPAGVLLAMYIAVAKRQGVEMKQLRGTIQNDILKEYVARGTYIFPPAPSMRLITDIFSFCAKEVPNWNTISISGYHIREAGSTSVQEVAFTLANGIAYVEAALKAGLNVDEFAGQLSFFFNAHNNFLEEVAKFRAARRLWAKIMRERFKAGKPSSWQLRFHTQTAGSTLTAQQPENNVVRVTVQALSAVLGGTQSLHTNSMDEALWLPTEKSVRVALRTQQILAHESGAADSIDPLAGSYLIEYLTDEIEKGAEEYIAKVDEMGGAMTAIERGFMQNEIQNAAYAAQQAIEKKEQIVVGVNQFAVEDDLTLERLKVDPSIELGQRERLAHLRANRDSAKVAELLSRLENLARDTQNLIPLFIECVENDVTLGEICNTLRGVWGEYVAEGF, from the coding sequence ATGACCATACAAGAACAATACAAAAAGTGGCAGGAAAATACGCTCAAGAAGTCATTGGATCGGTTCAAAGAGAGAAAAGAACGCTTCGAGACCAGCGCAGGCATTGAGGTCCCGCGGGTGGCGTTGCCAACGGGTGGTTTCGATACGCCCGACGAGCACGGGCTACTCAACCACCAAAGTTACCTTGAAAAACTCGGTTTTCCGGGCGAGTATCCCTACACGCGCGGAGTCCAGCCGACGATGTATCGTTCACGCTTTTGGACGATGCGGCAGTATGCGGGCTTTTCCACGGCGGAAGAATCGAACAAGCGCTACCGCTATTTGCTGGCACAAGGTCAGACGGGGCTATCGGTCGCGTTCGACCTCCCAACTCAAATCGGGTACGATGCGGACGATCCCATCGCGCAGGGAGAGGTCGGCAAGGTCGGCGTGTCGATCTCATCCATCAAGGACATGGAGCAGTTGTTCGACCAAATCCCGCTGGACAAGGTTTCCACATCCATGACGATCAACGCGCCCGCGGGCGTGCTGCTGGCGATGTACATTGCGGTGGCGAAGCGGCAGGGCGTGGAGATGAAGCAGTTGCGCGGGACGATCCAGAACGATATTTTGAAGGAATATGTGGCGCGCGGGACGTACATCTTCCCGCCTGCACCTTCGATGCGGCTGATCACGGACATCTTCTCGTTCTGCGCGAAGGAAGTGCCAAACTGGAATACGATCTCGATCTCGGGCTATCACATCCGCGAGGCGGGTTCGACGTCGGTGCAGGAGGTGGCGTTCACGCTCGCGAACGGCATCGCGTATGTGGAAGCCGCGTTGAAGGCTGGCTTGAACGTGGACGAGTTCGCGGGGCAGTTGTCGTTCTTCTTCAACGCGCACAATAACTTTTTGGAGGAAGTGGCGAAGTTCCGCGCGGCGCGCAGGTTGTGGGCAAAAATCATGCGCGAACGTTTCAAGGCGGGGAAGCCGTCTTCGTGGCAATTGCGCTTCCACACACAAACCGCAGGCTCGACGCTGACCGCGCAGCAACCTGAGAACAACGTCGTGCGCGTGACCGTGCAGGCGCTGTCCGCGGTGCTCGGTGGGACACAATCCTTGCACACGAATTCGATGGATGAGGCGCTCTGGCTCCCCACGGAAAAGTCGGTGCGTGTGGCATTGCGCACCCAGCAGATCCTCGCGCATGAATCAGGCGCAGCGGATTCGATCGATCCGCTGGCGGGTTCGTATCTAATCGAATATTTGACGGACGAGATCGAAAAAGGCGCGGAAGAGTACATCGCCAAGGTGGATGAGATGGGCGGCGCAATGACCGCCATCGAGCGCGGATTCATGCAGAACGAAATTCAGAACGCCGCCTATGCCGCACAACAAGCCATCGAGAAGAAGGAACAGATCGTGGTGGGCGTCAATCAATTCGCGGTGGAGGATGATCTGACGCTGGAACGATTGAAGGTTGACCCGTCGATTGAGTTGGGGCAACGCGAGCGGCTTGCTCACTTGCGTGCCAATCGGGATTCGGCAAAAGTCGCGGAGTTGTTGAGCCGATTGGAAAACCTGGCACGTGACACCCAGAACCTGATACCCCTCTTCATCGAGTGCGTGGAGAATGACGTCACACTCGGCGAGATCTGCAATACGCTGAGGGGCGTGTGGGGCGAGTATGTGGCGGAAGGGTTTTAG
- a CDS encoding GIY-YIG nuclease family protein — MTTNFYYVYALKDPRSSPALPFYIGKGTGSRAYDHLITPDLTKKYKRIEDIVKAGYKPLVSILVDDLTEIQALKIEAELIAAFGTEESGGPLTNSVVPSGRSIKKRKDIIIPHGCVERAQLGLELLKTAVLELAKANQSGITNSDAASLLGLRSDYRGKQKDYLSYSVLGLLLREGKIIRDAGTHKHKVRV; from the coding sequence ATGACTACCAACTTTTATTATGTGTATGCACTAAAAGACCCCCGTTCCTCGCCGGCTTTACCTTTTTATATTGGCAAAGGAACAGGTAGCCGTGCCTATGATCACTTAATAACACCCGATCTAACCAAAAAATATAAACGGATAGAAGATATTGTTAAAGCAGGCTATAAACCCTTGGTATCAATTCTTGTGGATGATCTTACTGAAATTCAGGCTCTCAAGATAGAAGCAGAATTAATTGCGGCATTTGGCACCGAGGAATCTGGCGGACCATTAACAAACTCTGTTGTTCCGTCAGGTAGAAGCATAAAAAAACGAAAAGATATTATTATTCCTCATGGTTGTGTCGAAAGAGCCCAATTAGGACTTGAATTGCTAAAGACTGCCGTCTTAGAGTTGGCTAAAGCAAACCAGTCTGGAATAACAAATTCTGATGCTGCGAGTCTGCTTGGTCTTCGTAGTGATTATCGGGGCAAACAGAAAGATTATCTTTCATATAGTGTGCTTGGTCTGTTGCTTAGAGAAGGAAAAATAATACGAGACGCGGGCACACACAAGCACAAAGTAAGAGTTTAA
- a CDS encoding class I SAM-dependent methyltransferase → MDIQNAYNEWSGIYDSNRNFTRDLDAQVTREILADQRFASILELGCGTGKNTVFLAEIGEHLHAFDFSEGMIQKAREKVKSGNVRFEIADLTRRWNCDDSAYDLIACNLVLEHIGDLSHIFSEAARTLIPGGKFLINELHPFKQYGGTKARFERGVDIVEVEVFVHHISEFINTAKSHGLTLVKFNEYWQAEDADKPPRLVSFMFGKM, encoded by the coding sequence ATGGATATCCAAAACGCCTACAACGAATGGTCGGGCATCTACGACTCGAACCGAAATTTTACGCGCGACCTCGACGCGCAAGTGACCCGTGAGATTCTGGCGGATCAGCGCTTCGCATCTATCCTCGAACTGGGATGCGGCACGGGGAAAAACACTGTCTTCCTTGCGGAAATCGGTGAGCATTTACATGCCTTCGATTTTTCGGAGGGGATGATCCAGAAAGCCAGAGAGAAGGTGAAATCGGGGAACGTCCGCTTTGAGATCGCGGATCTGACGCGGCGCTGGAATTGCGATGATTCTGCTTACGACCTGATCGCCTGCAATCTCGTGCTGGAGCATATCGGAGACCTGTCCCACATCTTCTCCGAAGCCGCGCGGACGTTAATCCCCGGTGGGAAATTTCTTATCAATGAACTGCATCCCTTCAAGCAATACGGCGGGACCAAAGCCCGCTTCGAGCGCGGCGTGGACATAGTTGAAGTGGAGGTCTTCGTCCATCACATCTCGGAGTTCATCAACACCGCGAAGAGTCATGGCTTGACGCTGGTCAAGTTCAACGAATACTGGCAGGCGGAAGATGCGGACAAGCCGCCGCGGTTGGTTTCGTTTATGTTTGGGAAGATGTGA
- a CDS encoding signal peptidase I, translating to MMKNGINQSSILAGLSTLLFLFIFWITLAPTKLGGWVTYVIVDGNSMEPGFYRGDLVLVRTEPAYGVGDAVVYNDAQLGSYVFHRIIRTEFDRFTLQGDNNAWLDSYQPVQDEIIGKLWVHIPKLGKAIEWMRVPLHTSVIAGLLGAILMFDMIPNQPNRKKQGNPLGNFGRMPDTVFYGFGFLVLVFLAVGIFAFTRPLNLPAGDIPYRQEGQYVYSATGTPGVYDNEVVRTGEPVFPRLTCFLNIGYTHSIGGEGLQGISGSHRTYARILDEQSGWQRTIPLNGDAPFSGNTFFTTATLDLCQVESLVNLVEEQAGLKQTSYTLEIITDASFSASANGRLVSDTFSPMLVFKYNKVNFYLHSPQSQADPLYSSKLGMVGGATQKANVVSVIGLGIPVWVLRFGAIIGFLISVYGLIVAGMKVYRTASRSEDALIRLKYGGMLVDVYEQNIAPTSSVIDVSTMDDLARLADRHGTMILHMTRNFLHYYFVQNGGITYRFVIASGVKGIQETESAVPRNEARAEYTKPAPVYVNTSEPAAVPVSIPSETPKHADDVQEDQAVHVHLPAREEKKPAPMPLREVLPSAARRPARRSEVEYVIQTGEIEFDMPPDTTMLRKIKL from the coding sequence ATGATGAAAAACGGCATCAACCAGTCTTCCATCCTTGCAGGGTTGTCCACGCTCTTATTTTTGTTCATTTTCTGGATAACGCTTGCCCCGACCAAATTGGGCGGCTGGGTTACCTATGTCATCGTGGATGGCAACAGTATGGAGCCGGGTTTTTATCGGGGGGATCTGGTGCTCGTTCGGACGGAACCAGCCTACGGCGTGGGGGACGCGGTTGTATATAATGATGCGCAATTGGGAAGCTATGTCTTCCACCGGATCATTCGCACGGAATTTGACCGTTTCACCCTGCAGGGGGATAACAATGCCTGGCTGGATTCGTACCAACCGGTTCAGGATGAGATCATCGGGAAATTGTGGGTGCATATTCCCAAATTGGGAAAAGCCATCGAGTGGATGCGAGTCCCGCTTCACACGTCGGTCATTGCCGGTTTATTGGGAGCTATTCTTATGTTTGACATGATTCCGAACCAACCTAATCGGAAGAAGCAGGGCAATCCGCTTGGCAATTTCGGCAGGATGCCTGATACTGTCTTCTATGGTTTTGGGTTTCTCGTTCTGGTATTCCTTGCAGTTGGCATCTTTGCTTTTACCCGACCGTTGAACCTGCCCGCAGGGGATATTCCCTACCGGCAGGAGGGGCAGTATGTGTACTCTGCTACGGGAACGCCCGGGGTGTACGATAACGAAGTAGTGCGCACGGGGGAGCCGGTATTCCCGAGGCTGACTTGTTTTCTGAACATTGGCTATACCCATTCGATTGGCGGGGAAGGGTTGCAGGGAATTTCGGGCAGTCACAGGACGTATGCGCGAATCCTCGATGAGCAGAGCGGCTGGCAGCGAACCATTCCCTTGAATGGCGATGCGCCGTTCAGTGGAAATACGTTCTTTACGACAGCCACATTGGATTTGTGTCAGGTCGAATCTTTGGTCAATCTTGTGGAGGAGCAGGCAGGTTTAAAGCAAACCTCCTACACACTGGAGATCATCACGGATGCATCATTCTCCGCCAGCGCGAATGGCAGGCTGGTCAGTGATACGTTCTCGCCGATGCTGGTCTTCAAGTACAACAAGGTCAATTTTTATTTGCACTCACCCCAATCTCAGGCGGATCCTTTGTATTCGTCAAAACTGGGAATGGTGGGAGGCGCAACCCAAAAGGCGAATGTCGTTTCGGTGATCGGGCTGGGAATCCCTGTGTGGGTGCTCCGTTTTGGGGCGATTATCGGATTTTTGATCTCCGTCTACGGCTTGATCGTGGCTGGCATGAAGGTGTACCGCACTGCCAGCCGGAGCGAGGATGCGCTCATCCGTTTGAAGTACGGCGGGATGCTGGTGGATGTGTATGAGCAGAATATCGCGCCGACCTCCTCGGTCATCGATGTTTCCACGATGGATGATCTCGCGCGGCTTGCCGACCGGCACGGTACGATGATATTGCACATGACCCGCAACTTCCTGCATTATTATTTTGTCCAGAACGGCGGCATCACGTATCGTTTCGTCATTGCCAGCGGGGTAAAAGGTATACAGGAAACAGAATCCGCTGTCCCACGGAATGAGGCGCGCGCGGAGTATACAAAGCCGGCGCCGGTGTATGTCAATACATCCGAGCCTGCGGCTGTCCCTGTCTCCATTCCCAGCGAAACGCCGAAACATGCCGATGATGTTCAGGAGGATCAGGCTGTTCACGTGCATCTTCCTGCGCGTGAAGAGAAGAAACCCGCCCCCATGCCGCTGCGCGAAGTACTGCCGTCAGCGGCTCGAAGACCAGCCCGCCGAAGCGAGGTCGAGTATGTCATTCAAACCGGTGAGATCGAATTTGACATGCCGCCGGATACGACGATGTTGAGGAAGATCAAATTATGA
- a CDS encoding CoA-binding protein, with amino-acid sequence MSKLDTMVQDFLAQKKIAIVGVSDKRDTGCNLAYNRFKENGYQVYPVNPRIASFQGDACYSDLTSIPEKVDAVFILASPKVTDQIVNQCVDLGVKHVWMHCMMGVKPGLAAGMTSVSQEAVDVCNANGIAVIPGSCPNQFLKPDFPHKMMRGMWSLFGFMKVN; translated from the coding sequence ATGTCAAAACTCGATACCATGGTCCAGGATTTTCTGGCACAGAAAAAGATCGCCATTGTCGGCGTTTCGGATAAACGCGACACAGGATGCAACCTGGCATACAACCGCTTCAAGGAAAACGGCTATCAGGTGTACCCCGTCAATCCGCGCATCGCATCATTCCAAGGCGACGCCTGCTACTCCGACCTGACCTCCATCCCCGAAAAAGTGGATGCGGTCTTCATCCTCGCCAGCCCAAAAGTGACCGACCAGATCGTCAACCAGTGCGTGGATCTCGGCGTCAAACACGTCTGGATGCACTGCATGATGGGAGTCAAGCCCGGGCTGGCGGCAGGCATGACCAGCGTCTCGCAGGAGGCAGTGGATGTGTGCAACGCCAACGGAATTGCCGTCATCCCAGGGTCGTGCCCGAATCAGTTCCTGAAACCAGACTTCCCCCATAAAATGATGCGTGGAATGTGGAGTCTGTTCGGGTTCATGAAGGTCAACTGA